A single genomic interval of Myxosarcina sp. GI1 harbors:
- the thrB gene encoding homoserine kinase, with translation MNRFTVIVPATTANLGVGFDCLGAALSLYNEFEFTAVNESAKKLEIKVIGDEAARVSTDESNLLYRSFVRLYQHIDKTPPNIEITIKLGVPLARGLGSSATAIVGGLVGANQLAGHPLNKTEIRDLAIAIEGHPDNVVPALLGNCQLAVADGDRWQICSIPWQPDIVPIVAIPNFELSTATARAVLPTAISCKDAIFNISRMGLLIRALATNNPEWLKAALADKLHQPYRQKLITGYEEVRTAAIKAGAYGVIISGAGPTLLALSNSTQVEAVIAVMNAAWSKLGVKAMVRSLDLDSKGAKIF, from the coding sequence ATGAATCGTTTTACCGTTATCGTTCCAGCTACTACTGCTAACTTAGGTGTAGGTTTTGATTGTCTCGGTGCGGCTTTGTCTCTTTACAACGAGTTTGAATTTACTGCCGTTAACGAGAGTGCTAAAAAACTAGAGATTAAAGTTATTGGAGATGAAGCTGCTAGAGTCAGCACTGATGAATCTAATTTGTTGTACCGTTCTTTTGTTCGGTTGTATCAACATATAGATAAAACGCCGCCAAATATAGAAATTACTATTAAGCTTGGTGTACCTTTGGCTAGAGGTTTGGGCAGTTCGGCAACGGCTATTGTTGGTGGTTTAGTTGGTGCCAACCAGCTAGCAGGACATCCGTTAAACAAAACCGAAATTAGAGATTTGGCGATCGCTATTGAAGGACATCCTGACAATGTGGTTCCTGCTTTACTCGGTAACTGTCAACTAGCAGTAGCCGATGGCGATCGCTGGCAGATTTGCTCGATTCCCTGGCAGCCAGATATCGTGCCAATAGTAGCTATTCCCAATTTTGAACTTTCCACCGCCACAGCCAGAGCGGTATTACCCACAGCCATTAGCTGCAAAGACGCTATTTTTAATATTTCTCGGATGGGACTATTAATTAGGGCTTTAGCAACCAACAACCCAGAGTGGCTAAAAGCTGCTTTAGCAGATAAATTGCACCAACCCTATCGCCAAAAATTAATTACTGGTTATGAAGAAGTAAGAACGGCAGCAATAAAAGCGGGAGCCTATGGGGTGATTATTAGTGGTGCGGGTCCTACTTTATTAGCTTTGAGCAACAGTACCCAAGTAGAAGCAGTAATAGCAGTAATGAATGCCGCCTGGTCGAAGCTGGGAGTTAAAGCTATGGTGCGATCGCTTGACTTAGATAGTAAAGGTGCAAAAATTTTCTAA
- a CDS encoding GTP-binding protein: MSKNFSNSETYYNQARASLQQAISWYGSFRRHGKYSPDERLQVTVKQDLQSLKTALNKLDNKAIRISTFGLVSCGKSSIINALLKEEAVATGALHGVTQSLTVLRWNPHVSDIEVELVDTPGLDEIAGEARAVMAREIAQKSDLILFVVAGDITRTEYQALRELRTSQKPLILVFNKIDLYPNKDRQTIYNQLQKFNAAYSGGELEPIVTTREIVMVAAKPRAILVRVEAADGSTSTSWEQPEPQIAELEETIYGILQKEGRSLLALNALVEARDAQVNIARKTIALRQERAREIIWQYARYKAIAVAVNPVVLLDLAGGLVADLALIRALGKLYGLPITTYEAGNLWRKIIASSGGLLLGEIASNMLLGVGKSGAAVTSMFESSGAFTAYAFTASAQGAIAGYSTFVIGNVAQVYLERGCTWGDLGPSTLIRQILTQVEPNTIIYRLRQELLAQ; this comes from the coding sequence GTGAGCAAAAATTTTTCAAACTCAGAAACTTACTACAATCAAGCTCGTGCCAGTTTGCAACAGGCAATTTCCTGGTATGGTAGTTTTCGTCGTCACGGAAAATATTCTCCCGACGAACGCCTGCAAGTTACGGTAAAACAAGATCTACAATCATTAAAAACAGCATTAAACAAGCTAGACAATAAAGCAATTAGAATCAGCACTTTTGGCTTGGTAAGCTGCGGTAAGTCATCTATCATCAATGCTTTATTAAAGGAAGAAGCAGTAGCAACTGGCGCACTTCATGGAGTTACTCAATCGCTTACGGTTTTGCGCTGGAATCCTCATGTGTCCGACATCGAAGTCGAGTTAGTCGATACCCCTGGTTTGGATGAGATTGCAGGTGAAGCCAGGGCAGTTATGGCGCGAGAAATTGCCCAAAAGTCCGATTTGATTTTGTTTGTGGTGGCTGGAGATATCACTCGTACTGAATACCAGGCTTTGCGCGAACTGAGAACCAGTCAAAAACCTTTAATTTTGGTATTTAATAAAATCGATCTCTATCCCAATAAAGACCGCCAGACTATCTACAATCAGCTACAAAAATTTAACGCCGCCTATAGTGGTGGCGAGTTAGAACCAATCGTTACTACCAGAGAAATCGTAATGGTAGCGGCAAAACCACGAGCGATTTTGGTAAGAGTAGAAGCAGCAGATGGTTCGACCAGCACTAGTTGGGAACAGCCAGAACCTCAAATTGCCGAACTTGAAGAGACGATTTATGGAATTTTGCAAAAGGAAGGACGTTCTTTGCTGGCTTTAAATGCCTTAGTAGAGGCAAGAGATGCACAAGTTAATATTGCTCGCAAAACCATCGCCTTACGTCAGGAACGAGCTAGAGAGATTATTTGGCAATATGCTCGATACAAGGCTATAGCTGTGGCGGTCAATCCTGTCGTTTTGTTAGATTTGGCAGGAGGTTTGGTAGCAGATTTAGCTCTAATTCGTGCTTTGGGAAAGCTTTATGGACTGCCAATCACCACTTATGAAGCCGGCAATCTCTGGCGTAAAATTATTGCTAGTTCGGGAGGCTTGTTGCTAGGAGAAATAGCTAGTAATATGCTTTTGGGTGTGGGTAAAAGCGGCGCGGCTGTCACTAGTATGTTTGAAAGTAGCGGAGCATTTACGGCTTATGCTTTTACTGCCAGCGCACAAGGCGCGATCGCGGGTTATAGCACTTTTGTTATTGGTAATGTAGCTCAAGTTTATCTCGAACGAGGCTGTACCTGGGGCGATCTCGGTCCTTCGACTTTAATCCGTCAAATTCTCACTCAAGTAGAACCAAACACCATAATCTATCGTCTGCGTCAAGAATTATTAGCACAATAA
- a CDS encoding WecB/TagA/CpsF family glycosyltransferase, whose translation MSNILKIDNKIHSVQIFPVLNLKVHLHDDYCQWLLTRLAEGSSTHVVTLNAEMSMMAQENKALAAAVEQADLVVPDGAGVILYMRMRGLKRARCPGIELAASLLEQLGKTSFAESVCFYGAKPGVAATAAQIWQHRVPSLAIMTQDGYLSDEAEAKWKQTLQMRQPKVILVGLGVPKQEFWIQQNRHLCPNSIWIGVGGSFDIWAGEKSRAPVWLRNNNLEWTYRLYQEPWRWRRMLYLPRFFWRSLPIIR comes from the coding sequence ATGTCAAACATATTAAAAATAGATAACAAAATACACTCCGTGCAAATTTTTCCCGTTCTCAATCTCAAAGTTCATCTTCATGATGATTATTGCCAGTGGTTATTGACCAGACTGGCAGAAGGAAGTAGCACACACGTCGTTACCCTCAACGCCGAGATGTCTATGATGGCACAGGAAAATAAAGCTTTAGCTGCAGCGGTCGAGCAAGCGGACTTAGTAGTTCCCGATGGTGCGGGAGTTATTTTGTATATGCGTATGCGAGGTTTAAAGCGCGCTCGCTGTCCTGGAATAGAATTAGCGGCATCTTTGTTAGAGCAACTAGGAAAAACTTCCTTTGCCGAATCGGTATGTTTTTATGGAGCAAAACCTGGAGTTGCCGCTACTGCCGCTCAAATTTGGCAGCATAGAGTTCCCTCTCTGGCAATTATGACTCAAGATGGCTATCTAAGCGATGAGGCAGAAGCAAAATGGAAACAAACCTTACAAATGCGTCAGCCTAAAGTAATTTTAGTCGGGTTGGGTGTACCAAAACAGGAGTTCTGGATACAGCAAAATCGCCACTTATGTCCCAATTCAATTTGGATTGGGGTTGGTGGTAGTTTTGATATTTGGGCGGGTGAAAAATCTCGCGCTCCTGTATGGTTGAGAAATAATAATTTAGAGTGGACATATCGCCTCTATCAAGAACCTTGGCGCTGGCGAAGAATGCTGTATTTACCTCGATTTTTCTGGCGTTCTTTACCAATTATTAGATAG
- a CDS encoding permease → MNDANFWQLYSEAVLTTLGFFWKALWAFIFGYIISSAIQVFVTREKMRQTMGQAGTKSIAIGTFFGFLSSSCSFAALSTTKSLFKKGAGFVPSLAFLLASTNLVIELGFIIAIFLGWQFVVGEYLGGILLILFTWLIVKYTRPKELLRKAKRRLNEREGEENQDKDAPNWKDKITSKKGWQQVAKKYFMEWGMVWKDVTFGFTIAGVIAAFVPRSFFQALFLGAGSQNPGFFAVLENTIVGPIAAFFTFIGSMGNIPLAAILFNNGVSFAGVIAFIFSDLVVFPVIRVNAKYYGWKVALYIVGVFFAALVATAIVMHYGFSLFGLLPESVEAVSPQSTERFAIDYTFWLNLVLLIITGILAWLRFGSGQKQQSKHQHHQQHSNENADGKKQQHQGGHNHGGGKQGFTEKLLFWLAILSYIWLVGGLIVTFFVNGQ, encoded by the coding sequence ATGAATGACGCTAATTTTTGGCAACTTTACAGCGAAGCCGTACTGACTACTCTCGGTTTTTTTTGGAAAGCCTTATGGGCATTTATTTTTGGTTATATCATCAGTAGCGCGATTCAAGTGTTTGTTACTCGCGAAAAAATGAGGCAAACTATGGGGCAAGCAGGAACAAAAAGTATTGCCATCGGTACTTTTTTTGGCTTTCTCTCTAGTTCCTGTAGTTTTGCCGCCCTCTCTACTACCAAATCTTTATTTAAAAAAGGTGCGGGTTTTGTACCTTCCTTAGCTTTCTTGCTAGCTTCAACTAATCTGGTAATCGAACTAGGATTTATTATCGCCATCTTTTTAGGTTGGCAATTTGTAGTTGGTGAATATCTTGGTGGAATTTTGTTAATTCTCTTTACCTGGTTAATTGTTAAGTATACACGTCCTAAAGAATTACTAAGAAAAGCCAAAAGACGCTTAAACGAACGAGAAGGGGAAGAGAACCAAGATAAAGATGCCCCCAACTGGAAAGACAAAATTACCAGCAAAAAGGGATGGCAACAGGTAGCCAAAAAATACTTTATGGAATGGGGTATGGTTTGGAAGGACGTAACCTTTGGTTTTACCATAGCGGGAGTTATTGCCGCCTTTGTACCCCGTTCTTTTTTTCAGGCTTTATTTCTCGGTGCTGGTTCGCAAAATCCTGGCTTTTTTGCCGTTTTAGAAAATACTATTGTCGGACCGATCGCAGCCTTTTTTACTTTTATTGGTTCGATGGGCAATATTCCTTTAGCGGCAATTTTGTTTAATAACGGCGTTAGCTTTGCGGGGGTAATAGCGTTTATCTTTAGCGATTTAGTAGTTTTTCCTGTTATTCGAGTTAATGCTAAATATTATGGCTGGAAAGTAGCTCTTTATATTGTCGGAGTCTTTTTCGCGGCGTTAGTAGCAACGGCAATTGTAATGCACTATGGTTTCTCTCTCTTTGGTTTACTACCTGAAAGTGTTGAGGCGGTTAGCCCTCAATCGACAGAGCGTTTTGCTATTGATTATACTTTTTGGCTCAATCTAGTACTTTTGATTATTACAGGTATTTTGGCATGGTTGCGATTTGGTAGTGGTCAAAAACAACAAAGCAAGCATCAACATCACCAACAGCATAGTAATGAAAACGCAGATGGTAAAAAACAGCAACATCAAGGCGGACACAATCATGGTGGTGGCAAGCAAGGGTTTACCGAAAAGCTGCTATTTTGGCTGGCTATTCTGTCTTACATCTGGTTAGTTGGCGGTCTTATTGTCACCTTTTTTGTAAACGGACAATAA
- a CDS encoding HD family phosphohydrolase, giving the protein MVLAIITLTCVEGYRFYNQPQLTIGKVSPVTIKAPQDGRFEDTKTTIYKRQKVQTGIVPILKQNRELTEQMFERLELSLEKIENLRKLTAPFPFLDTAILSLSSQRDLRSYPETELNAILKVVEQSFSLDTSKANSPQYAPSDLNLRSQQIAVELLEYRRSTSAAQYEELVSQIALNRYRYSQGWKQTEQNSIENFNTEEITNLLDLSDREWLTTKQSITEAAKRILIQGISPGTPSNLLEKTVAVQLGSQIPESTLHFASNLLLNTLEPNLEKDREATRNIAEQAAKAIEPVIVEIKAGEIIVERGETISQDDFVLLDGFGLSRRDTNWQGLQATGLLVTVIVCLFLLIQKYIYTSMRCRDYLLICLLSLSALFLSILNIKYTNLPAIGFLVSSFYNPGLAVCHVSLLTVLVLFGGRTIAWQYLLAGYAGGLLAAIFGGRSRSREAMARLGVLVGLFQGSVYFLSNLILSSSAADIWSAVLPGAVVYGLSGVAWSVVAIGISPYLERYFDIITPIRLAELSNPNLPLLKRLATETPGTFQHTMFVASLAEAAARELNCNVELVRAGTLYHDIGKMHDPLGFIENQMGGVNKHDEIGDPQVSVEIIKRHVSEGLKMARRYGLPQAIRDFIPEHQGTLLIAYFYYQAKQQAEKEGTTVLESDFRYAGPIPQSRETGILMLADACEAALRSLNEATPQQALSTVKKIFKARWQDGQLLDSGLSYQELPTIAEVFINVWQQLNHKRIVYPQGALNIKSKK; this is encoded by the coding sequence TTGGTTTTAGCTATTATTACTTTAACTTGCGTGGAAGGCTATCGCTTTTACAATCAACCACAGCTAACAATTGGTAAAGTTTCTCCCGTAACTATCAAGGCACCTCAAGATGGTAGGTTTGAGGATACCAAAACTACAATTTATAAGCGTCAAAAAGTCCAAACGGGGATTGTTCCTATTCTCAAACAAAATCGCGAACTAACAGAACAAATGTTCGAGCGTTTGGAACTATCTTTAGAAAAAATAGAAAATTTAAGAAAGCTGACCGCTCCGTTTCCTTTTCTTGATACGGCAATTCTTTCCCTATCCAGCCAGAGAGATCTGCGTTCTTACCCAGAAACCGAACTTAATGCAATTTTAAAAGTAGTAGAACAAAGTTTTTCCCTCGATACTTCTAAGGCTAATTCCCCACAGTATGCTCCCTCAGATTTAAATTTGCGATCGCAGCAAATTGCTGTCGAACTGCTCGAATATCGCCGTAGCACCTCAGCCGCACAATACGAAGAACTAGTCTCTCAAATCGCGTTAAATCGCTATCGCTATTCCCAAGGGTGGAAACAGACCGAGCAGAATTCAATAGAAAATTTTAATACTGAAGAAATAACTAATCTATTAGATTTAAGCGATCGCGAATGGCTAACTACCAAACAATCTATTACTGAGGCTGCAAAACGCATTTTAATTCAAGGAATATCTCCAGGAACGCCTTCTAATTTACTAGAAAAAACGGTTGCGGTGCAGTTAGGTTCTCAGATCCCAGAATCTACCTTACATTTTGCCAGTAATCTGTTATTGAATACCCTCGAACCCAATCTAGAAAAAGACCGAGAAGCGACCAGAAATATTGCCGAACAGGCGGCAAAAGCGATCGAACCCGTCATAGTAGAAATAAAAGCAGGAGAGATAATTGTCGAACGAGGAGAAACAATTTCTCAAGATGATTTCGTACTTTTAGATGGTTTTGGACTGAGCCGTAGAGATACCAATTGGCAGGGTTTGCAAGCAACGGGGCTATTAGTAACAGTCATTGTCTGTTTATTTTTATTAATTCAAAAATATATTTACACTTCCATGCGCTGTCGCGACTACTTATTAATTTGCTTGTTAAGTTTGAGCGCGCTATTTTTAAGTATTTTAAATATCAAATATACAAATTTGCCAGCAATTGGTTTTTTAGTCAGTAGCTTTTACAATCCTGGTTTGGCAGTTTGTCACGTTAGCCTGTTAACGGTTTTAGTTTTGTTTGGCGGTCGTACTATTGCCTGGCAATATTTACTTGCAGGATACGCAGGAGGTCTTTTAGCAGCAATCTTTGGAGGCAGATCGCGATCGCGTGAAGCTATGGCACGCTTGGGCGTTTTGGTAGGTTTGTTTCAAGGCAGCGTCTATTTTCTGAGTAACTTAATTCTCAGTTCTAGTGCTGCTGATATCTGGTCGGCAGTTTTACCTGGAGCAGTTGTCTATGGACTGTCTGGCGTAGCCTGGAGTGTGGTGGCGATCGGTATCTCCCCTTATTTAGAACGATACTTTGATATAATTACGCCAATTCGCCTGGCAGAATTGTCCAATCCCAACCTGCCACTGCTAAAAAGGCTGGCAACTGAAACTCCTGGAACTTTTCAACATACGATGTTTGTAGCTTCTTTAGCCGAAGCTGCCGCCAGGGAACTCAACTGTAACGTAGAGTTGGTAAGAGCGGGAACGCTATATCATGATATTGGCAAAATGCACGATCCTCTGGGATTTATTGAAAATCAAATGGGAGGTGTTAACAAACACGATGAGATTGGCGATCCGCAAGTAAGTGTAGAAATTATTAAAAGACACGTTAGTGAAGGGCTAAAAATGGCTCGTAGATATGGTTTGCCCCAGGCAATTCGCGACTTTATTCCCGAACATCAAGGTACATTATTAATTGCCTATTTTTACTATCAGGCAAAACAGCAAGCCGAGAAAGAAGGAACTACGGTTTTAGAATCAGACTTTCGTTATGCAGGACCCATACCTCAATCGCGAGAAACTGGAATTTTAATGTTGGCAGATGCTTGTGAAGCAGCATTACGCTCTTTAAACGAAGCAACTCCCCAACAGGCTCTATCCACCGTCAAGAAAATTTTTAAAGCTCGCTGGCAAGATGGTCAATTGCTCGATAGTGGTTTGAGTTATCAAGAGTTGCCTACTATTGCCGAAGTTTTTATTAATGTTTGGCAGCAACTCAACCACAAGCGTATTGTTTATCCGCAAGGAGCTTTAAATATCAAAAGTAAAAAATAA
- a CDS encoding four-helix bundle copper-binding protein codes for MLLVHEEYQSSFDVAMKCAVECEHCAEACMGNPDMLKCARTCLDCAEICRTICTYMVRGSRFIPNLSKACAEICQACGDECSSHSMEHCQKCAKACCQAVEEYNKIAAVAA; via the coding sequence ATGTTATTAGTTCATGAAGAATATCAATCCAGCTTTGATGTAGCGATGAAATGTGCGGTAGAATGCGAACATTGTGCCGAAGCCTGTATGGGCAATCCAGATATGCTTAAATGCGCTCGCACCTGCTTAGATTGTGCAGAAATTTGTCGTACTATTTGTACATATATGGTGCGAGGTTCGCGCTTTATTCCTAATTTATCTAAAGCCTGTGCGGAGATTTGCCAGGCTTGTGGCGATGAATGCAGTTCTCATAGCATGGAACACTGCCAGAAATGTGCGAAAGCTTGTTGCCAAGCAGTAGAAGAATATAACAAAATTGCTGCTGTAGCTGCCTAA
- a CDS encoding YbjQ family protein — translation MLVTTTDFIQDRTVENYLGIVTAEVVFGTNAFRDFFAGIRDTFGGRTGSYEKVFEKGQQKAIEELERRAKKLGADAVIGVEVDTGTINVDQKGVLVLITATGTAVKFQ, via the coding sequence ATGCTAGTTACCACTACCGACTTCATTCAAGATCGAACTGTTGAAAATTATTTAGGTATAGTTACTGCCGAAGTTGTATTTGGCACTAACGCCTTTCGAGATTTTTTTGCAGGAATTAGAGATACCTTTGGCGGACGCACTGGCAGCTATGAGAAAGTATTTGAAAAAGGTCAGCAAAAAGCAATTGAAGAACTAGAGCGACGCGCTAAAAAATTAGGTGCTGATGCCGTTATTGGGGTTGAAGTCGATACGGGTACGATAAATGTAGACCAGAAAGGGGTGTTAGTTTTGATTACGGCTACGGGAACAGCGGTTAAGTTCCAGTAG
- a CDS encoding metallophosphoesterase, with protein MKNISEKFKYAALGLVGVIGLLVIWSFIEPRILNTESEVANIPNLPKSWQGKQIGQISDFQIGLWGDNRGTARRSVAELIEAKPAVALVSGDFIYHPGQNIEPEIETAVDIVRPLVEAGIPTYAVLGNHDYGMSSKTASPKTEEAERLATALESAGIEVLENEAVELQLPNSNEPLYLVGVGSLWANRDNVDKALSGVPDNSPRITMMHNPDSFEQFPPNSAPLAVAGHTHGGQVRVPNTPHWSWLRFTQDDKVYADGWAKGYGEPGNQLYVNPGIGMSIAPIRLFCPPELTLFTLQLDNSKQ; from the coding sequence ATGAAAAATATCTCCGAAAAATTTAAATATGCAGCTTTAGGATTAGTAGGCGTAATTGGTTTATTAGTAATTTGGAGTTTTATCGAGCCACGAATTCTCAATACAGAAAGCGAAGTTGCAAACATACCCAATCTTCCCAAATCTTGGCAGGGTAAGCAAATCGGTCAAATCTCTGATTTTCAAATTGGACTATGGGGCGATAATCGCGGCACTGCACGTCGCAGCGTTGCAGAGTTGATAGAAGCCAAACCTGCCGTGGCATTAGTCAGTGGCGACTTTATCTATCACCCCGGTCAAAATATCGAACCAGAAATTGAAACAGCAGTAGATATAGTTCGTCCTCTAGTAGAAGCAGGGATACCTACCTATGCGGTTCTAGGCAATCATGACTACGGTATGAGTAGTAAAACTGCATCTCCCAAAACAGAAGAAGCCGAACGTTTGGCAACGGCATTAGAATCTGCTGGTATAGAAGTATTAGAAAACGAAGCAGTCGAACTGCAACTGCCAAACAGTAACGAACCTTTGTATTTAGTTGGAGTGGGTTCGCTGTGGGCAAATAGAGACAATGTGGATAAAGCTTTAAGCGGTGTACCAGATAATAGCCCTAGAATCACTATGATGCACAATCCAGACTCATTCGAGCAGTTTCCGCCTAACTCAGCACCACTGGCGGTAGCAGGACATACTCACGGAGGACAGGTACGCGTACCAAATACTCCCCACTGGTCTTGGTTGAGGTTTACCCAAGACGATAAAGTTTATGCAGATGGCTGGGCAAAAGGTTATGGAGAACCAGGCAATCAACTTTACGTAAATCCTGGAATTGGCATGAGTATCGCACCTATACGACTATTTTGTCCGCCCGAACTAACTTTATTTACGCTTCAGTTAGATAATTCTAAACAATAA
- a CDS encoding NAD(P)/FAD-dependent oxidoreductase codes for MNDLQPTIILGGGFVGLFTALHLSKQNYSERVMLVDRQERFVFKPLLYDYLTAEMNDSQVNPLYQELLEGSGVVFVRDTVRKIDPEKRRVELANKGNINYKYLVLALGAQTGYFGIEGAKEHTLPFRTRENAIALKNHLQECLKRSLSTENSSERQKLLTVATDFYLLLRKFLHLYYLSQAIAP; via the coding sequence ATGAACGATTTACAACCTACTATCATTCTTGGCGGTGGATTTGTCGGGCTATTTACAGCCCTGCATCTAAGCAAGCAAAATTATTCCGAGCGAGTTATGTTAGTCGATCGCCAAGAGCGGTTTGTTTTTAAACCCTTGCTCTATGATTATCTCACCGCAGAAATGAACGATAGTCAGGTCAATCCTCTCTACCAAGAACTTTTAGAGGGCAGCGGAGTCGTATTCGTACGAGATACGGTACGAAAGATCGACCCAGAAAAAAGGCGAGTCGAACTGGCAAATAAAGGCAATATTAACTATAAATACTTAGTTTTAGCTTTGGGTGCTCAAACGGGATACTTTGGTATTGAAGGAGCTAAAGAACATACTTTACCTTTTCGTACTCGCGAGAATGCGATCGCCCTAAAAAATCATCTTCAAGAATGCCTCAAGCGATCGCTCTCTACCGAAAATTCGTCAGAAAGGCAAAAGCTTTTAACTGTAGCTACTGATTTTTACTTGCTACTTAGAAAATTTTTGCACCTTTACTATCTAAGTCAAGCGATCGCACCATAG
- a CDS encoding DUF928 domain-containing protein: MLNIISKTKKNSNKLGGALGLLVIFSYLLAFSQPANAEKASNSSSLERENQGLPIQRRDGGSRSGKLSRCVDSSSNLIALVPEARVASTNSNSPSLFFYIPETTEPKTIEFVLRNEADRLIYEDFITTTGKGIVEVNIPSRILASSVNTEQNYHWYLSLICNPQYRSRDLVVEGWMRQEQLDSATLERLSNTSNTVEKAEIYHQQGFWYDALSMLAKHKVSSTDESAVATKWLNLLQSVNLEELASEPIVESISIKDFANNRSQAELMP; this comes from the coding sequence ATGTTAAATATAATCTCAAAAACAAAAAAAAACTCAAACAAACTTGGCGGTGCGCTTGGTTTACTAGTAATTTTCAGCTATTTATTAGCCTTTTCTCAACCAGCTAATGCAGAAAAAGCTAGCAATTCTAGCTCTTTAGAGCGGGAAAATCAGGGGCTACCTATTCAGCGTCGAGATGGAGGGAGTAGAAGCGGTAAGTTAAGTCGGTGCGTCGATAGCAGCAGCAATCTAATTGCTTTAGTTCCAGAAGCTCGGGTAGCATCTACTAACTCTAATTCACCCAGTCTTTTTTTCTATATTCCCGAAACCACCGAACCCAAAACCATAGAGTTTGTGTTGCGAAATGAAGCAGACCGACTAATTTACGAGGATTTTATTACTACAACTGGTAAAGGAATTGTTGAGGTAAATATTCCCAGTCGAATTCTCGCATCTTCGGTCAATACCGAACAAAATTATCATTGGTATTTATCATTGATTTGCAATCCTCAATATCGCTCTCGCGATCTGGTGGTTGAAGGATGGATGCGCCAGGAACAACTAGATTCGGCTACCCTCGAACGGCTCTCGAATACTTCTAACACTGTAGAGAAAGCAGAGATCTATCACCAACAAGGTTTTTGGTACGATGCACTATCTATGTTAGCCAAGCACAAAGTAAGTTCTACTGATGAATCGGCAGTAGCAACTAAGTGGTTAAATTTATTACAGTCTGTAAATTTGGAAGAGTTGGCTTCAGAACCTATAGTTGAAAGTATTTCTATCAAAGATTTTGCTAATAACCGCTCTCAAGCAGAGCTTATGCCTTAA